TAAAAATGTACCCAGCCATCATAAGGCTCAGTAGAATCGTACCTAGCCACGTGGATCTCGGCAAAACCCgattgatcagtggttgcacaataggtgccgtacctggcagactatagcgcggctccgtagagtaaaataggtacatatatataatgcatgttggACTCATGGAATCATATTCtcaacctttcggagtgacgtaaggtcgttgCACCTTTAATTAATATTATGGACATCCATACCATCAATATGAACCTCGATAGGATTAAAGGATCATACATACAtgcttagaataactttataaggaaTGAACAACATGGACAACGTTAGTTGCTAGGAGTAGATCTATTATGAAATAGCGTATTGTTTACGTTAATTtcactttagatcatgccaaaataaagaaggaagtgccttaacatacctgtatgATATCTTCCTTATTCCTCAACCAAGTTTAACACAACTTCTTGCGTCTAAAACAAGTAAAATGATATTGTCGTCAACATATAATGTCGTACTATCGTATTTGGCTAGTAGTATAGCTTACAGAAAATCGGGAAGTAactcccttatttttactaaacaacAAAGACCACTAAGGGTAATCAAcatcccaacaacaacaacaataatcaataatagcaacaacaataataaaatccaaTATGAGCTTCTTTGATTATATTAACAATCttattgagcggcaagctcgttgTTACcaataacaaaaaataaattgaatccaaatcttattccataaattagtttacaaccttcataacatcatacttatatatactatatgattcctagttcaaaacatccactaaatgccttccaaaacagcCCCATACGCCTAGAGCCTTAACTTTTATCGGTAATCACTTATTTTTGatgttttcttcttcaatcaacttaattaacaccttGAAAAGCGTAAAAACAGCAGCCAcaatattataaaattatttatCATAATTTCCAGacaccacaaaccatatatgtaGCCACAAAATAGTTCAATAAAAAAGATAACCATGTCTCgtgttctttcaagtgctatcttatgttTTTTCACTCAAAtaacacaaccaacacaagattaaccttaggaaAAATCAAGAAGATATTATACATATCTTGGAAAGCAGTTAAAACTTGAAACCCcatctcaacttagctcacaatagccctcaattACACCACAACATCGtagaagcattctcttgtagtctttaacattattgatgatgatttgagttgatttcccttgagtttTGTTCTTGGTTCTTGGAGATATGTTAGAGAGGTTTTAGAGAGCTTGTGGACGAAGTTTAAGTGAGAAATGACCAGAAGTGAGGCTGCAACATCTTTTAAAAGAAGTAAGGTCGGTGGCCGTCACAAGTGGGCCACAACGGGTGCTGCTTGCGCAATTTCGCGAAAATGTAAATATCTCTCTACTGCAATGTTGTATCAACGAATGattgttagaaactagactcatagatcttctaTTTGGTGGGTGGATCACCTTGTAAATCTAAGTACATTGAGATAAAAGCTCAGTAACATTAGACCTAATTTccagtaaaattataaacgtatgTTGTGAcgacttttgtcgacttttgtttcataactcgcttgacttccaTACATAGAACATGattatcatacgactaaaatatcTCATAACATTACATAATTATCAtcttaatcaccctagtctcaccccacaaGTACgggctataacattcccaacttgccgactttcgacgaaacttattttcttcgattcgattAGATTCTTAACCTTCCAACCCTCACAATACTTCCTTAAAACTTGTTTTAACCCATAATTATCTTTTTAAAGGTCCTTAAACTCTTTAACTCATATTGATTAACTTAAGACAAATTCTAACAAAAAAATACAGGGTGTAACAgatcttgggtatagattggttatctttgtatcatgctattcttgattatcacgctcCTTATTATACGGGGTGTGTCATGCTATTATTGATTAAGACCGTGTGTTGTCTATGCCGGGGATTCCAATATTAGAGTGGAGGGATTCACTTGGTCacactcctagtagagtgatttcttttctgaatgttcaatagatggttgacaaggggtgtttggcgtatctggtctttgtgagagatgttggtgATGATAATCCACCTGTTAAGTCAATTCCAGTAGTGAGAGTTTTTTGATGTTTTTTCATGCAGACATGGCGGGCATGCCacatgacagggatattgactttggtattgatttggtgacgGGAATTAAGACTATCACCATACCACCATATCGCATGGAActagtagagttgaaggaattgaactAACTATTGCAGTAGTtgtttgataagggtttcatcaagACTAGTgtttcaccttagggtgcactgatattatttgtaaagaagaatgatggttctaatagaatgtgtattgactacaagcagttgaacaaggttaccatcaaaaCCAAGTATACACTACCTCGCattaatgatttgtttgatcagcttcaaggtgctagggtgtaatcaaagattgacttgagctcgggttatcatcagttgaaaatcAGGGCTTCAGACATTCCTTACACGGCTTTCATGACTCGTTaggggcattatgagttcttggtgatgtcttttggcttGGTTAATGCCCTAGCGTCTTTAATCCATTTGATAAATAATGTGTTTAAGTATTTTTTGGATTCCTTtgtattgtgttcattgatgatatcttggtatatTCCCTTAGTAGGGAGCCGCACGAGCAAATTTGAGGATTTTGCTTAAATATTTTAAGGAGAAGAActtgtatgctaagttctcctaGTGTCAGTTTTGGTTGGATTTAGTGGAATTCTTGTGCCACGTGGTATCCAGCGATGGggtcaaggtggatccgaagaagattgaggcagtttagagttggcctacaACTTCtactaactcatatgctacctggcctgcATTGCATATGATGTTATCGGGTCCGATTTACTAgagctaagttttcctttcttaccaaatctcatAATGTCTTTCATTGGTGacacctttaggaatacccagtcgtcaACCTGAAACTTCAAGTCTCGTAATCGATTATCTGCATaagacttctgatgactctgagctgctATTAGCCTTtactgtataagcttaatcttctcatctacctgttgtaccaactctggtcctactaatttaatttccccaacatcgaatcttctgataggtgacctacacttccatCCGTAAAGAGCTTtctatggagccatctgaatgctggaatggtagctattattatacgcaAACTCAATAAGCGACAGATAATCATCCCACCTAcccctgaagtctatcacacaagcccgtaacatatccttaagtgtctgaatagtacgctcagcttgACCGTCTATAtggggatgaaatgatgtgctaAGACTTATATGAATTCCCAATCCTTTCTTGAAGGCCCTACAAAAATTTAGCGTTAAAATAAGGActtctatctgagataatagatatagggacaccaagAAGTCGTACTATCCCCTTAATGTTCAgacttgcataatcctctgctgaatacgtagtcctgacaggcagaaaatgggctaattttgtaagtctatcaacaatcacccatatcgaATCAAACTTACGCTGGGCACGAGGTAAGCCTAttatgaaatccatattaattacttccaatttccaagtcggaatctctatagcctgcaataatccaccgggtttctggTGCTCAaccttaacctgctgacaattagggcactgagaaACAAACTTTGCTATATGCTTCTTCATTTTGTCCCACGAGTATATTTCCCTGATATTATGATATATCTTCGTCGCTCCTAGATGCAcaaaataacgagaatagtgagtttctcccataacctaccggcgcagccctgcaacattaggaacacataatcgacctcgacatctgaggactccatctcctgtaatctcaaatggtgtcatCTCCTTTGAGGGGTTGTAgctctgtaatgagctagcacaggatcctCACACTGGTGTTCGtttacttcagttactaaagaggatgttgttatGTCTTCAATATTAACTCCGATATCACCTGAATCCAGTAAtcaaactccaagactagctagctgatgaatctcataggATATATTAGTCTTCtttggctgtaaatatgacaggctacccaaaGATCGAccgctgagggcgtcggctactacattcgtcttccctggatggtataaaatatcaacatcatagtctttcagtagctccaaccatcgcctctggcgtaaattcaattccttttgcctgaagatatactgaaggctcttatgatccatagAGATATCAATataaatgccatacaaatagtgcctccacatctttagtgcatgaattgCAATGACTAACTCTAAATCacgggtcgggtaattcttctcgtgctctCTAAGTTGTCTACAAGCATAAGaaataaccttaccatgctgcatcaatacacaacccagccCAATGcccaaagcatcacaatagatagtatAACCATCGGTTCCCTCTGGGAGTGTCATAACCGGTGCTGCActtaatctgtccttcaatgcctggacgCTCCACTCACAAacctcagtccactgaaacttagctgccttctgagtcaactttgtcaatggtactgaaagagaagaaaaaccctctacaaatctccagtaataacctaccaaacacagaaagctacgaacctcagTTAGTGTCCTGGGTCTAGGCCAAATCTTCACGGCCCcaatcttctgtgtatcaacTCGGATACCCTCACCTTAAATAATATGCCCAAGaaaagctacagaattcaactAGAATTCACATTTATAGAATTTCGTGTACAACTTCcttttttgtagaactctgaccaaagtacgcaaatgatctgcatactcagcctctgaacgggaataaaccaagATATCATATATAAATACAACCACGAACatatctagaaagggtctgaacacacggttcatcaagtccatgaatactgttGGGGGATTAGTCAACCGAATGagataacacgaaactcaaagtgcctgtATCTAGTCTTGAATGctatcttcggaatatctttctccttaacccttacctgatggtacccagaccttaagtctatcttcgagaaacacttggcacctacatctgatcaaataaatcatcaatcaccGGGAAcgagtacttattcttgatcgtcgcctTATCCAACTACTTGTAATTAATACACATCTATAATGAACCGTCTTTCTTTCTCataaataacacaggtgctccccacggtgatgtactgggtctaataaagcctttttcaagcaaatccctcagttgttctttcaactctctcatctctataggtgccattctatatggaggaatagatatcggctgagTATATGATAATAtgtcaatagcaaacacaatctCCCGCCCTAGTGGAAGGCTTGGAAGCTTGTCGAGGAAAACATCggaaaactcattaaccacatgTATAGACTAAAGGGTCGATGACTCTGCTTTCACGtcctgtacccgaactaagtgataaatatagccctttcttaTCATCTttcttgccttgagataggaaataaacctacctctcggcgatgcagtattatctttccactctagaactgactcccctggaaactggaactgaaccatctttgatctacaatcaatgtTAGCATAACAataagccaaccaatccatacccattataacatcaaattctaccatatctaactcaatcaggtctgctactgtagaacagctatgaactactactatacaataTCTATCTACCTGTCTAGCTATCAGTGGATCCCCAAAAGGTGTaaacacctcaaaaggtttaatctACTCAGGTTCTACCCCAAACTTACTAGAAACCAATAAAGTGACATACAGGTGGAACCttgatcaatcaatgcatatacatcataggAAGGGACTGATAATATACCTTTGACAACATTATGTGACGACTCGTGATCTTGTCGacccgctaatgcataaatgccGTTCTGAGGACTGCTcaagctagatgctccacttctaCCTCTACCATGACTGTTTGGTGCCTGTGAAGCTTGCCCAGCGGGGCGAACTAACGATGATGAGCCAGCTACAGATCTCACTGGCTGAACTATACCTGCActacctctcgtcggacaatctctcataacgtcaTCTGGATAATCGCAAGTATAACAAATACCCAAGCCCACAAGGCACTGCTCGACTTCCttcttaccacactgagcacaccGTGGCAAGGGCGACATCATCTGACTTGACTCGCCTCTATAATGAGAACTAGAATCCCTGGAACTCTGACTAGGGCCTGGATATGTAGAACTAACAAATCTCCTAccggcaaactgagggggtgcactagccgatGGTTGGGCTGAATACCTCAGGTACTGCTGTCTCTGACCACCTCAAAACTCTCTAGAAGGACCTAAAGATCTTGCTCTCTTACTCTAGACCCTaccatgctcacgatcggccctctgcttGTGCTTACGCTCCTATACAcgctgagcgtatgcctgaattcAAAAAATATCCATAACTGGCTGAAGTGAGATATGCGTACAGTCATTAAGCAAGTGCGGTTCCAACCttatcacgaaccggtgaacccgatcctccatcttagctacaataatGGGAGCATACCTATAGAAAGAAACAAACTAAAGATTTTACTCTCTGACACTCATATTACCTTGCCGAAGgctcaagaacctatcaactctggcccgtctaagctctagTGGCAAATAATGACAAAGGACAGCCTCTGTAAACTTCTGCCATACTGCGgaaggggcatcctcacctctggacaactcctaagtctcgtaccaattaactacaACATCTTGAAGTGTATAGGAAGCTAGCTTAATTGATTTAGTCTcggtggccttcattaccctcaaagtcctctgcatcctatcgataaatacccgaggatcctcgtttggatctgctctagttaataccggagggtccaaattaatgaaattccAAACCCTTACACTGATGGCCCTATCttcatgaccaatacctacctcctCGCACCGAGCATGTGCGGCCATTAATCGAATCAATTGCTaaatagcatctctcatctcctggcCCGGTTCATCGAGTTGAGGAGCTGGGGGTACTGGGGCGGGCggtggagctggtgcccctcggagctcctctagagagggcggggtatgtaaagtctgagatggagtctcactCTAAGATTCTCCCCGAGCGTTGGTAACTCATGGTACTCGACTCGTAGTCTCATCCGCCATAGACATAGACTTGCCTTTTTGGGCGGTAgtagccttcttaggcatcgctgaaaacataacatgtcATTAAGAAAATGAGTCCTTATACCGCACcatctaagataagaagggaaGATAACATCATATATGTCCTGCAGCCtcttgtttataagtgtggtgcacaacacactcataaacaagtctctactagacacggtctgtagacaactctaggacagaacttctctgataccacttttgtcacgacccaaactgatgggccatgATGAGTACCCGAGTCCTACATGTCAAACAaccctaagcatacgtctaagttataaacatgaaataagggtaggtcatgcataacatctatCAATAAACTACTGAATCATGTAAATAACATGCGTGAGGAAACATGCTTAAAAGTCATATATAGATATACATGcgaaatacggtagggcgagctgaTAAGATTGTTATGGATAACTATATATAAAAaatagaagccgacaaggccacatttTATCCATccatacatgactgtctacatacctctaatagagtgaacaattgtataaaggacgggactgcgTCCCGtctacccatatatgtatacaaaaatatcgtaccaaaacccaatCGTAGCTCCGGATTAAATGGAaaacaccaactctcgctgagcaaggatcctaagaagggggactgtTACCCTGTCTACCTATcgctgtgggcatgaaacgcagcccAAGGCAATAGgggtgtcagtacgaataatgaaccgagtatgcaaggcatgaaaatcagtatataaaagacatgaaagaaacatggagtaaaggactcgacttgtaagtctaaatagctttgtgaatcatgaaacatttataatgtcatgtatatgcacataaatatcatatcatgcatagatatatgtatacataatatcatcaaacctctgagtgcattccatcatatcatctcggcctcagtgggtgaaatcatcaacgtataccacaCTACTAGAAATTAAAGCTATGGCAGCCCTTCCACAACCGTTGCAATAGACACACTAACCATCCCTGTAGGGGTATTGGGACGGATTTGGACGCGTTCCAGGATTCAGCGTTACAATAGGTCGATTGGAGCGGTTATTCGTAACGGTTTCAAAAGTGTCTCCATATATAGTGATATTGTAACGATTATGGAACTGCTACCATTTTTCTATCTATGGGAACGGTTTTCTTTTCTGTTGGGACTGTTATAAACCGTTCCGGTAT
This sequence is a window from Nicotiana tomentosiformis chromosome 5, ASM39032v3, whole genome shotgun sequence. Protein-coding genes within it:
- the LOC138892457 gene encoding uncharacterized protein, whose protein sequence is MSPLPRCAQCGKKEVEQCLVGLGICYTCDYPDDVMRDCPTRGSAGIVQPVRSVAGSSSLVRPAGQASQAPNSHGRGRSGASSLSSPQNGIYALAGRQDHESSHNVVKGILSVPSYDVYALIDQGSTSRQVDRYCIVVVHSCSTVADLIELDMVEFDVIMGMDWLAYCYANIDCRSKMVQFQFPGESVLEWKDNTASPRGYYWRFVEGFSSLSVPLTKLTQKAAKFQWTEVCEWSVQALKDRLSAAPVMTLPEGTDGYTIYCDALGIGLGCVLMQHGKVISYACRQLREHEKNYPTRDLELVIAIHALKMWRHYLYGIYIDISMDHKSLQYIFRQKELNLRQRRWLELLKDYDVDILYHPGKTNVVADALSGRSLGSLSYLQPKKTNISYEIHQLASLGV